ATGAGGACATTCATGGGCGGTGTTTACAGGGTTATTCTTCCGCGGATTGATGTGGCGATGGAGTCTGGGAGAATAAGTGAGTGGGTTAAGAAAGTGGGTGACCGTGTGAGCAGGGGAGAGGTGGTGGCTATCGTGGAGACCGAGAAAGCTGCAGTCGAGATAACCTCCGAAGTAGACGGCGTGATAACGAAAATACTGCATAACGTAGGAGAAGAAGTGAAGGTAGGGGAAGCAATCGCTGAAATAGAGGTGGAGAAATAACGCTTTACTTCACAAGCCTTGTAACAGCATCCACGATTTTCTCCGCAGACACCATGAATTTCTTCTCCAGCTCAGATGCCTGAGGAGCCGGCATAGGAGGTGAGTTAAGCCTCACGATAGGTGCCTCGAGATACTCGAAAGCGTATTCGCAGACATGGCTCGCCACCTCGGCGGATATGCCTCCCGTCTTCACACTATCCTCAGCGACAACCAGCCTGTTGGTTTTCTTGACCGAGTTGATTATCGTCTCATAGTCCATCGGCATTATTGTTCTGAGGTCGATGACCTCGGCTTTGACACCTTTCTCCTCGAGCTGGCTGGCGGCTGCCATGGCCTCTGACACTGTTCTCGATACAGCCACTATGGTGACATCGTCGCCCACGCGCTTAACGTCGGCTTTCCCAAGAGGTATCAGATACTCTTCCTCGGGGACAGGGCCCTTGTAGCCGTAGTAGCTTCTGTTCACGTAGAGGGCGCCGCTCTCAACAAACAAAACGGGGTCATCATCCCTTATCGAGGACTTGAGCAGCCCTTTCGCGTCATAGGGGGTGGCTGGTGCAACTATCTTGAGGCCGGGGGCCTGCAGAAGCGACGCCGCCAGAAACTGTGTATGCTGGCTGCCATAAGACCTGCCCAGACTGTACTGGGTTCTGACTACGAGTGGAAGCTTAACCTGTCCACCGCTCATGAACCGCATCTTCGAAGCATGTGTCACAAGCTGGTCAAAAGCGATGCCGACAAAGTCGAAGAACATTATCTCAGCCACGGGCCTCAACCCTGCTAGGGCTGCACCGATAGCCGCGCCCACGATAGCTATCTCCGATATCGGCGTATCCATCACCCTCTTCGGCCCAAACTCTTTCAAAAGGTCCTTAGTCACTTTGTAGACGCCGCCGGCCGCCGCCACCTCCTCACCGAAGACTATGACCGAGTCGTCACGCCGCATCTCTTCACGTAGCGCCTCATTCAAAGCCTCCACATAGGTTAGCTCACGCGTAGTCAAACCATTTCACCTAAGGAGGGTTGGCGTAGACAAGCGAGGAAAGCTTCTCGAAGTCATAGACGGGCGAGTTGAGCACCTCTTCGACGACTTTGTCGAGCTCCGCCGCAACCTCCTCCTCGATTTTCTTACGTTCCTCATCGGTTATGAAACCTTTGGTCTTCATTCTTTCAGTGAGCATGTTTATCGGGTCGCGGCGCATCCACTCCTCAATCTCCTCCTTCGACCTATACCATGTGCCGAAATCATACCCGCCGTGCCCCTTCTGCCTATAGGTTCTACACTCTATGAACACAGGGCCTGACTCGTTTCTAATCTTCTCCAACGCCTTGGATGTTGTTTCATAGACTTCGAGGACGTCGTTGCCGAACGCCACGTAGGATGGGATGCCGTAGCCTGAGGCCCGGGCTGCTATGCTTTCGGCGGCGAGAACGTTTTTGAGCGATGTGTACATGGCGTAGAGGTTGTTTTCACATACAAACAGGACTGGAAGCCTCCAGACGGCCGCGAGGTTGAGCGCCTCGTGGAAGGCACCTGTGTTGACTGCTCCGTCGCCGAAGAAAACGGTGGCCACGCTTCTCTTCTCTCTGTATTTGAAGGCGAGTCCGACACCCACGGCTATCGGTATGCCGCTTCCCACTATGGCTGTGGCCAGAGGAATGTTGTGCTCCACTGAGATGGGTGCATGCATAGAGCCTCCCAAACCCTTACATGTCCCAACAGCTCTCCCCAGTATCTCGCCGAGAATAGCCTTCATGGGAACACCCCGCGCAACACCATGCCCATGCCCCCTATAGGTCGAGATAACGACATCATCCTTGTCAAGAGCCTCTATGACACCGACGGCCACAGCCTCCTGACCGAAGTACAGATGAGTAGGCCCAATAATCTTGCCCTCGCGATAAAGCTTCTCCACACGCTCCTCAAACAACCTGATCTCAATCATCTTACGCAGCATCCTGAGAAGCTTCTCACGGCTAAACTGCTCACGCAACATCGTTCACAGCCGTGAAACAGTGGCCCAGAATTTAAAGCTCGTTTAGAAAGATGAGCTGCGACTCGAAGGGCTGCTTACTGATTCATCTTTTCCAGTTCTTTCCCCTCTCAGCGAACATATTCGATACGGTAAGCCTTTCATATCTTAAAAGCTGTCTTGTTAGAGAGCCGAGACACGCGAGGCCAGGTATGTGTCCAGAGATGTTGTGGGGCTGAAGCCAAGCAGCTGGCGTGCCTTGGAGATGTCTGCGACGCTGTATCTGATGTCACCTACGCGGGCGGGCTCGTACACTATGGCGGAAACGCTGTGTCCGAAAGCTGTCAACACTTTTTCGGCGAGGTTCTTGATGGAGGTTGGCTGGCCTGTCCCGATGTTGATGACTTCAAAGTTTTTCAGCGTTTTTTCGAGAGCGAGCAGTATTGCGTTGGCTATGTCGTCTACGTGGATGAAGTCTCTCACCTGCCCGCCGTCTCCATGTATGTGTAGAGGTTTGCCCTCTGCTGCGTCTGCTATGAATTGGTCGACGACGCCTAGAAACCCTGACATGCTCTTCCTTCCATATACGTTGAAGATACGAAGCGCCACCGCCTCCACACCATGTTTTTCGCCGAAGCTCCTGAGAATCGCTTCGCCGAGAAGCTTAGTCCAACCATAGACAGAAAAAGGCCGCGTCTCGGCATCCTCGTTCAACATACCCTCCGCGTCGCCATAAACAGCTGCGGAAGAGGTGAAAACAATTTTACCCACACCCTTCTCCACACATGTCTCCAAAACATTCTCCAGACCTATGACGTTGACCTCAAACGCTCTCTGAACATTCCTCTCACACATCGGCACTGATGGAATGGCTGCGAGATGAACCACTGCGTCAACCTTGTCAAAAAAATCCGGCAAACCATGTTTCACAGCTACGTCGTGGACAAACACTTTCAGGTCAGGCGAGTTTGGCAGGTTTTCCCACCTTCCCGTCGAAAAGTCGTCGACAACCCTTACATGGACACCGTTTTCCAGCAGACGCTTCACAAGGACGCCGCCGATAAACCCGGCTCCACCCGTGACCAACACGTTATCCAAGCCCATACACCTTGAGATACTGGGGAAAAACCGCCTCCCATGAAAAATGGTTGACAACGTTTTGGTAGGCTTTTTCGGCGAGACGCTTTGCTTCGGCAGAGTTGTTGAGAAGATACGCTATCGCTTCTGTGAGCTGCTCGAGGTCGCCGGCGTCTACCAACAACCCTGTTTCACCATGTTGCACAAGCTCCGTGTTCCCGCCCACAGCCGTCGCCACAACAGGTGTCTTCAACGCCATCGCCTCGAGAAGAACAGTGCTCATACCCTCCGCAACAGATGGCAGAACGAGGACATCGGAGCCGGCGATGTAGCCAAGCGCCTTCTCATGCTCAACCGCTCCCGTGAAAACCACGTTAGAAATATTCTGAGCAGCTTTCTCGAGAAAGGGCTTGTCAGGCCCGTCTCCAACAATCACGAACTTGGCCTCCGGCAACCGGCGGGCGGCCTCAACAAGAGTGGACACGTTTTTCTCACGCGACAACCGTCCAACATAAACAACCTGGGGATGACTGAGCCTAACCCCCTCAACATGCACACCAACATCAACAGCGTTCGGGATGTAGACAGCATCAACACCCTTCAAGCGGTAAAACTCGGCCGTCCTCATCGAAACAGCGGTCACAGCATCAGCCCATTTCAAAGCAGCTTTCTCAAGACGTGAAGCAACCCAGCCCACCAACGAGCCGTGCAGAAGATTCACCTGCTCGGCGTAAACACCGTGCATGGTCAAAATCCTTCGACCTGCAGACGCTGCTCTCATGGCGAGAGAAGAGGGCACGTTGTGGGCGTGGACAACAGATGCCCTGCGAAAAAGGGTGGAAAACATGGAGGAGAGCATGAAAGTGGGGTTCTTCAATCCCTTCACGTTAACAATTGGAGTGTTCTCGGAGGAGACCACGGCCACATGGTAGCCAGCCGCCTCAAGCCTCGCAGCCAGCCCCGAAACATGCCTAGCCACCCCTCCCAACCCCTTAGCCGTCGGAGAAACAAGCAAAACATCCACGCCCCGGCTCAACCCCGCCAAACAACAATCAGCCCCTATTTCAAAACATAGACACACAGCTTTAGATTTAAATCGCTGGATTTGCTGGGGGTGGTTTAGGTGAAGCTGTTCTGGGTAAGGTTAGGACGCGTAAGGTTAAGACCCTGGCCAAGACGGTGAACGAGCTCTACGGCGACCGTGTCTCGACAAGCTTTGAGGAGAACAAGAAGCTGGTTAGGGAGGTTTTGGAGGGACGGTTTTCAAAGAAGCTCGCCAACCGTATTGCCGGCTATCTGGTGACGTTGAAGAAGCTGGAGTTGAAGAAGCAGCAGGCGGCTGCGGCGGAGGAAGAAGCGACAAAGGCCGCGGAGCTCTCATCGACGGAGTCTTAAAGCGAAAACAACCACCGCAAGCAGCACCACTATCACCGCGGCAGGTATCAATACATCTGTTAGAGAAGGCCCAGACGGGGCTTGTGTCTGGGTCGTGACAGCTGTGGTTGTGGTTGCCACTGTGGGTGTTGTGGTAGTCATGGTTTGGGCTGGTGTGGTTTGTTGCTGAAGGGTTATCACTGTTGTATAGGTTTCGGTAATTGTTGTACCCGGTGAAACAATTGTTGCCGTTGTTCGGCCTTCGGTTATTGTCTGGGCGGTCGTCAAGGTTGTCCCAGGATTTCTCGTCGAGGAGGTGTATGTTGTTCCTCTTCTCAGCTCGGTGTAGGTAGTTGTTAGACCTATGCTCGGCATGTCGCCGGGCATGGTAAAAGTAGTTCCTTGGAATGCTGTGGTGAAGCCGGGGAATGAGAGTCTTACTGTGGCTGGCACGGCGTCGAGGATGTAGGAGATGATTTGGCTCACTGTTCTGACGCTGCATCCTTCGACGAAAACTCCGTAGGCTGGCAGGGTTACGGTGTAACCCATTGTGGTGAATGGAATCGGCTGCAGCCCTGTTCTGGTTAACGCTGTTCCTCCCTCTGTTTGGATAATTGTTGTGATGTATGATTGGGTGTTTATGACGGTGCTTAGGGTCGTTCCGGGGACGGCTATTGTCGTGCCTGGAATTGCGATGACGCTGGGTGGCTGCTGTGCTGTGAAGGTGATTGTGCAGGTTTGGTCGGGTTCGTAAACCTCAACTATTACCGTGTAGCCTGGGATCTGGATGGTTGCGACAATTGTTGTGGCGGAGACTGTTATCACCGTCGTGTAGGTTGTGGGACTGATTGTAACCACTCTCGTGGTTGTTGTGGTAATAACAGACTGTGTCTGTGCGGCGTTTAACAACCCTAATCCAACGAGGAATAATAATGCTGCGTAGACTAACGGCCGCACACCTATATTATTTTTCTCAGCCATTTATGTTTATCTACTGTTTGTGTGGTGTTGTTTGTGGGATGGGTGTAAAGATTGGGGACATCATTCCCGGCGAGGCTGTTGAGCAGACTTCTTTGAAGAGGTTGTCGGGTAAGGCCATCGCGTTTGACGCATACAACATTCTCTACCAGTTTCTCGCAACCATCCGTGGCCCCGATGGAAGGCCTCTGATGGATAGACGAGGCAGGGTTACTAGTCACTTGAGCGGCCTCTTCTTCAGAACCATCAACTTTCTTCAGGAGGGGCTGTTGCCTGTCTATGTTTTCGACGGGAGGCCGCCTGAGGAAAAATATCGGACTATTGAGAAGAGGGCGGTGGCCCGTGAAGAGGCTGGTAAGCTGTATGAGGCGGCGTTGGCAGAGGGTGATTTGGAGGCTGCTCGGCGATATGCCCAGCGTGCAGCAAGCTTGGAGAAATACATGGTGGAGAGCGCCGCCGACCTTCTCAAGGCCATGGGTGTTCCCTATGTGATGGCTCCTTCGGAGGGTGAGGCCCAGGCCGCTTACATGGCGGCTAAGGGCTCTGTCTACGCCGCCGGCTCGCAGGACATGGATTCTCTTCTCTTCGGCTCCCCGAGGCTCGTCAGAAACCTCTCCATCGTGGGACGTAGAAAGCTGCCCGGCCGGAAGGAGTATGTGGAGGTGGTGCCCGAGATAATCTATCTCGATAAGCTTCTCGCATCGCTTGGGTTGACGAGGGAGCAGCTGATAGACATAGGTCTTCTGGTTGGGACTGATTATTCGCCGCAGGTCAGGGGTGTTGGACCTAAGACGGCTTTGAAGATTGTGAAAGAGTATGGGTCGCTGGAGAAGGCTGTGGAGACAGGCGCCGTGGAGGTCGAGTTCGACGTACAGACTGTCAGGCAGCTTTTCTTGAAACCAAGGGTGACAGATGACTATACGTTGAACTGGCGTGAGCCGTCGGAGGAGATGGTGATGGAGCTTCTTGTCGAGGAGTTTGATTTTTCAAGGGAGCGTGTCGGAAAAGCGTTGGCCGAGCTTCGGCAGACTTTGTCAAAGAGGTCTAGCAGTTTAGACGCTTTCTTCAGCGAGTAGCTCGACGACTTTCCTCTCCTCGTCAAGGGTTGAGACCCGGACCTTGCCGTGTATCTCAAGCTTCATCAGCATCTGAAGCAGCTCCATCGACGAGAGCTTGGACTGATGCCTCTTCATCTCATCCAACAAGTTCTGCAGCATAGCTTTACCGCCCATTCGCCGCAGTGTCTCAAGGACCTCGACATATTTCGACAACGGTGTTCAACCTATCATCATCAAGGGTTTCTCAGACGACCTAAGCATGTCACCGACTTTCTCATACTCTTTCATCATCTGCGGAGTGATGCTTGGCTTGACGTTCATGAGCGCTTCTTCGAAGTCTCTTTTGGTGACTTTGTCAGCGTTGATGTCGCGTCGTAGCGCTGCGAGGGCGGCTTCTTTGCATACTGATTCGATGTCTGCGCCGGAGTATCCTTCGCAGCGGCTTGCGAGGACTTCTATGTTTACGTCGTCGGCGAGCGGCATTTTGCGTGTGTAGATGTAGAAGATTTCTGCTCTCGCTTTTTCATCGGGCGGCGGTATGAGCAGTAGTCTGTCGAACCTGCCAGGCCTCAGAAGCGCTGGGTCAAGCATGTCGGGCCTGTTTGTCGCACCTATCACCACGATGTCGTTGAGCTCTTCTATGCCGTCGATTTCGGCTAGCAGCTGGCTGGCGACGCGGTTGGTCACCCCTGAGCTATCCTCGGCCAAGTCTTTACGAGGCGCTATCGCCTCTATCTCGTCGAAGAAAATCACAGCCGGAGCCGCTTGACGTGCTTTGCGGAAGATTTCGCGGATAGCTTTCTCCGATTCACCGACCCATTTGGAGAATATTTCAGGGCCCTTGATGGTGATGAAGTTTGCCTCGCTCTCTGTGGCCACCGCCTTCGCTAGGAGTGTTTTTCCGCAGCCGGGTGGGCCGTAGAGCAACACGCCTCTTGGAGGCTTTATACCGAGTTTTTCAAACTTCTCCGGATACTTGAGAGGCCACTCCACCATCTCAATAAGCTTCTGCTTCACCTGCTCAAGGCCTCCTATGTCCTCCCACCTCACCGTCGGCGTCTCTATCTCAACCTCTCTTAAAGCGCTCGGCGTTATCTCCTTGTATGCGTCGAGGAAATCTTTCATCGTGACCTCTAGGCTGTTCAGAATCTCAGGCGATATCCTTTCGCTGGAGAAATCTATGCTGGGCAATATTCTTCTAATGGCTTTCATGGCGGCTTCGCGGCACAGCGCTGCAAGATCTGCGCCAGTGTATCCACGTGTCATTTCCCCGAGCTTATCGACCTGGACATCTTTTGCCAGAGGCATTCCGCGTGTGTGTATGGTGAGTATCTCGACGCGGCCCTTCTTGTCCGGGATGCCTATCTCTATTTCTCTGTCAAACCGTCCGGGTCTTCTCAGCGCTGGGTCAAGCGCGTTCGGCCTGTTTGTGGCGCCGATGACAATTACGGAGCCGCGGCCCTCCAGCCCATCCATCAACGCAAGCAGCTGGGCCACAACTCTCTTCTCCACCTCACCGGTGACCTCGCTTCTCTTGGGAGCTATGGCGTCAATCTCGTCGATGAAGATTATGCTGGGGGCTTCTTCCTCGGCTTTGCGGAAAATTTCACGCAGCCTCGCCTCTGTCTCGCCATAGTATTTGTTCATTATCTCGGGGCCGTTGATGAGGATGAAGTTCGCCTCCGCCTCCGTGGCAACCGCCTTAGCAAGGAGTGTTTTTCCGCATCCGGGTGGGCCGTAGAGCAACACACCTTTTGGCGGGTCTATTCCAAGCTTCTGGAACAGCTCGGGGAAGCGGAGCGGAAGCTCAATCATCTCCCTGACACGTTGTATCTGCTCCTGCAACCCGCCTATGTCCTCGTATGTGATGCTGGTTCGGAGAGTTTTCTCCTGCACAACCCTGCTCTGTATCACGAGCTTGGTTCGGGGCGTTATCTTAGCCACCCCCGTTGGCCTCATCTGGACAACGGCGAAGGTGAAGAGGTTGCCGAAAAACAGGACGGGGATGATGTTGCGGTGGACGACGGGGTATTCGATGAGCCTGCTTTTCACAAGCTTTGTAAAGTTTTCATCAGCCTTGATGGAGGTGTTGTAGGGTGCGAGGACGACGAGCTGGGCCTCCTTCACGTTCGCTTTCCTGACTATGACGTAGTCGTTGAGAGAAACTCCCGCGTTGTTTCTGATGTGGCCGTCTATCCTTATGATGTCTTTCTCCTTCTCGTCCTCCATGTAGCCCAGCCAAACCGTCGCGGCGGTGAGCTTCTTTCCACGTATCTCAATAATGTCACCTGTCGAGAGGCCTGCCTCGGCGCCCACCGACCTGTCTATACGGGCTATTCCATATCCCACGTCACGCTGCTTGGCTTCTGCTACCCGAAGCCGCAGCTCCTTAACACTCATTCATCAAGAAAACACATCATGCACCATATAAACATCACAACACATCCCAGAAACATGCGAGCCGCGGCCGCGTCGCCGCCGGTCCTCCGTTGATGTGATGATTGAAAATGAGTGATGCAAATGTTTACATTTAAGTGGATATCTTATCATATGTGGCTGCTCAAGTTGTTCCGGGCGAGGAGATCGAGAGACTATCGCGGATTTTCATGGCCTTGGGTAACCCTGTGCGTCTGCGGATACTGAGCCTCGTGTCTTCGAGCCAGCGGCCTCTACACATCAGAGGCGTCGCAAGACTCCTCAAAACACGTTACGCCATCACCTACAAACACGTGAAAACCCTTCAAGAAGCAGGTTTGGTCACGATTTACGAGGTCGGCCGCTCGAGAGTGGTTGCACCCAAACATCCTGAGCTTTTCAGAAAAGTAGCGCTTTTCGGAAAGGAGATAACTTCAATGAACAAATAACTTTACTTTAAAGTCAAAATAGCGATAGTCTTAAGCAACTTTAAATAATACTCAAAATCTTCATAGCTTGATGAATAATATACAAAGGCTTGCCTTGGCATCTTCTTTTGCGGCGTTGGCTTATGTGATGGGGTTGGCGCCGGCTAGTGTGCCTTTTCCGCTGTTGCCTTTTCTACGGTTTGACCTCGCCGAAATACCTGACATGCTGTCGTTTCTGCTGCTGGGGTGGAGATATGGGCTGGTGACGGCTTTGGCCCACTGGTATGCGTTGGTGATAACCGCGACGGGTGTGTTTGCTCCGCCGCCTATTCCGCAGCTGATGAAGCTTACCGCTGTTTTGTCGATGTTTCTCGGTGTCTATGCTGGGCTTTGGGCTGCGAGGAGGCTTGGCCGGGGGAAGGTTGTTTTGTCGACGGTCGGTGGTGTGCTGATGAGGGCTGGTGTGATGGCGCCCGTAACCTTCGCCCTGTATTATCTGCTGTTTCCGCAGATTTATCTGCCGTTTGGGAAAAAAGCGCTTTCGGCAGTGGGTTTCGTGGCCGAGACCGACTTGGCCGTAGCCCTGCTGATAACCGGGTTGACCGCACTCTTCAACGCCATCTCAGCCGCCTACCTCATCCCTCTTAGCCATGGGCTGGTGAAAACGCTCCAGAAAGCACTAGGCCCGCGTCTCGCAACAGCTGAGAAGCAGTAACCCCTCCCCCCTTTCACAAACCAACACCATCTCTTTTATACCAGCCTACCGTCTATGAAAATAGACGCATGACCAAGAAATCTTCTGCCGAGAAGGAGATAGATATCTTCGACCTGCAGAGTATTGAGGGTGTTGGGAAGGCGACGGAGGAGAAGCTTAACTCGGCCGGCATAACCTCTGTTCTCGACCTCGCGGCCGCCACTCCGCGGGAGCTCGTCGAGCTGGGTATCAGCGCGGAGAAAGCTGAGGAGCTCTGTCTCAAAGCCCGTCTACTCCTCATCGAGAGTGGTTTTCTCGACAAAGAGTTTGTCCCCGCCACAGAGGTTTTGGAGAGACGCAAGGCTATGCAGAGGCTTACCACTGGTTCAAGGGCTCTTGACGCGATGCTGGGAGGCGGCGTGGAGACGCAGGCCATCACAGAGCTTATCGGAGAGTTCGGCAGCGGAAAAACACAGGTCTGTCACACGCTTTGTGTCATGGCTCAGCTGCCCCGTGAACAGGGAGGTCTCGAGGGCTCGGCCATCTACATCGACACGGAGGCAACCTTCAGGCCCGAGCGGATAAGCCAGATAGCGGAGGCACGTGGACTCGACCCACAGAAAATACTGGAAAACATCATCTTCGCCAGCGTCTACAACTCGAGCCATCTACAGCTGACTGTGAAGGAGCTCGGCCGCTACGTTGAGAAATACAAAGCACGGCTCGTGATAATCGACTCGATTATCTCGCATTTTAGGGCGGAGTTTATCGGACGCGGCACGTTGGCTGAGAGGCAGCAGCGGTTGAACGACCTGTTGCACAGGCTGCTTCGGACGGCGCAGGTTCACAACATCGCGGTTGTGTTGACTAATCAGGTGCAGGCTAACCCTGACCAGTTCTTCGGCGACCCCAACAAACCCAGCGGAGGCCACGTCCTCGCCCACAGCAGCACATACCGCATCTTCATCAGAAGAGCCGCCAACAACACACGTCTCGCCCGCATAATCGACAGCCCATACCACCCACCCACAGCCGAAGCATACTTCAAAATCACCGAAAAAGGCGTAGAAGACCTCCAAGAAACAAAATAGTTTCACATGAATTTTTTCATCTTGACTATGTGGATGGGCTCCTTTACTAATCCGTAGGTCAGCACGTAAGTGTCTCCCGGCTCTGCCAGCCTCTCCTCCTCCAGCTTTTTCTCCAGTTTCTCCAACCCCTCCGCATAGCTTTGTGCCTCTAAGAGAAGAGGTGTAACACCCCATAGAAGCATCAACCGCGGAACCACATCATGGTTAGGTGTAGCAGCAATTATTCCCGACACGGGCTTGAAGCGCGCTATGCGGCGAGCCATGTTGCCATTAATCGTGAAAATAGCTATTTTCGCCGCAAGCGATTCGGCGAGATTGACCACCGCGAGCGCAAACCTGTCAACAACTTCGGCCGATGGTGGAAGAGCCCTCCTCGGCTCAATCCCCTTCTCATAGGTTTCCGCGATGTTGACAAGCCACTGTATAGACTCGAGTGGATAACGGCCCACGGCTGTCTCAGCGGTCAGCATCAAGACATCAACCCCATCCTCAACACATGTCATCACGTCAACAATTTCGCTCCTCGTGGGCACAGGCTCGTTTACCATGGTGCCGAGAAGCTGGGTAGCGACGATGACTGGTTTACATGCGTTGTAGGCTGCGTCGATGATTGTTTTCTGGAGACGTGGCACATACTCGAGAGGAAAATGCATGCCGAGGTCTCCCCGCGCAATCAACACGGCATCGCTCCGCTCACTTATTTCATCAACATTTTTCACACCCGAAGGCGTCTCTATCTTAGCTATCACACCTGTCGCCAAACCTTTTTCATGCAGAAATGTTTTCGCCGCATCGACGTCCGCCGCTTTCGTCACGAAGCTTAAACCAACATAGTCCAGCTCCATGTCAGCCGCAGCCTGAAGCTGTTCTCTGCATGTCGCGAGATAATCAGGAACCTGAACCTCCTTTCCCCTTATCACTATGGATTTGTTGGGAGAGATTGTGGCTGGTCTGATGGCTTCGGCCGCGATAGATGTTTCATCTTTTGCGACGACTTTTAGCATACCTCGGCCATCGTCCAAGAGAAGTGTGTCACCCACCTCCACTGTCTCGAAGAAACGTGGATAAGGGAGGCTGAGCGGCCCATCCAGAGAAAACTTTGCTCTTTCACCGGCGCGGAGGCTGATGCTTGTTTCGAGACCTGAGACCCTGATGGAGGGCCCGCGTAAATCACCTATCAACACAATTTTCTCACCCCGTTTTTCCGCGGCCTCGCGTGCGTTGTCCGCCAGCTGACGCCAGAGAATGGGGTTGCCGTGGCTGAAGTTTATGCGGTAGATGCGGCATCCGAGTGAGATAGCTTTCTCAATATCCACAACCTCTTGAAGCGAAGGCCCCAGTGTGCAGGCTATCTTTGTCCTCAACCTTGCTCATCTCTTAGCTGCTTCAATCTTTTAACCATGGCTTTCTTGCGGCTCAGCTTCAGAGCCTCGGTATCTACACCGCTATAGTCAAAAACTCCTCGCCCGACATGCATGCCGAGGCATCCTTTTTCGACAAGTTTCCTCAGCAGAGCAGGTGGCTTGAAACGCTCCGCCTTTAGCTCAGCCGCGAGATACTCGTCAACCCTGTAGAGAATGTCCACTCCGCCCCAGTCAACGAACTCAAGCAACCCATGCACCGAAAGCCTAAAACCTATGCCAGCCATCAAAGCCTCGTCAACATCACGCGGCGAAGCAACACCCTCTTCAACCAGCCTAAGCGCCTCATTCATCAACGCCGCCTGCAAACGAGCAGAAACATAGCCGGGGCTATCACCGCACACCACAGGCCTTTTGCCACATCTACGGAGAAACTCGACAGCCTCCTCTACAGTCTCTCGTGATGTTTGAGGAGAGGGCGCGACTTCGACTAGAGGGATGAGCTCGGCGGGGTTTATCCAGTGTGTAACCAGAAAGCGTTCAGGATGTTTCACGTGTTTGGCCAAAGCTGAGGGTCTCATGCTGCTGCTCGTCGACGCCAGCAAAACATCGCCTCCAATTCTTTCACTAACCATGCCGTAAACCTGTTTCTTCACAGCGGCGTCTTCTGGAACAGCCTCGACAACATGAAAAGCATCCTCAAGACCATCGTATCCGTCGACAAAAACTATCCGCCTAACCACCTCTTCAACAGACT
The sequence above is drawn from the Candidatus Caldarchaeum subterraneum genome and encodes:
- a CDS encoding AAA family ATPase; translation: MSVKELRLRVAEAKQRDVGYGIARIDRSVGAEAGLSTGDIIEIRGKKLTAATVWLGYMEDEKEKDIIRIDGHIRNNAGVSLNDYVIVRKANVKEAQLVVLAPYNTSIKADENFTKLVKSRLIEYPVVHRNIIPVLFFGNLFTFAVVQMRPTGVAKITPRTKLVIQSRVVQEKTLRTSITYEDIGGLQEQIQRVREMIELPLRFPELFQKLGIDPPKGVLLYGPPGCGKTLLAKAVATEAEANFILINGPEIMNKYYGETEARLREIFRKAEEEAPSIIFIDEIDAIAPKRSEVTGEVEKRVVAQLLALMDGLEGRGSVIVIGATNRPNALDPALRRPGRFDREIEIGIPDKKGRVEILTIHTRGMPLAKDVQVDKLGEMTRGYTGADLAALCREAAMKAIRRILPSIDFSSERISPEILNSLEVTMKDFLDAYKEITPSALREVEIETPTVRWEDIGGLEQVKQKLIEMVEWPLKYPEKFEKLGIKPPRGVLLYGPPGCGKTLLAKAVATESEANFITIKGPEIFSKWVGESEKAIREIFRKARQAAPAVIFFDEIEAIAPRKDLAEDSSGVTNRVASQLLAEIDGIEELNDIVVIGATNRPDMLDPALLRPGRFDRLLLIPPPDEKARAEIFYIYTRKMPLADDVNIEVLASRCEGYSGADIESVCKEAALAALRRDINADKVTKRDFEEALMNVKPSITPQMMKEYEKVGDMLRSSEKPLMMIG
- a CDS encoding ArsR family transcriptional regulator is translated as MDILSYVAAQVVPGEEIERLSRIFMALGNPVRLRILSLVSSSQRPLHIRGVARLLKTRYAITYKHVKTLQEAGLVTIYEVGRSRVVAPKHPELFRKVALFGKEITSMNK
- a CDS encoding DNA repair protein RadA, which produces MTKKSSAEKEIDIFDLQSIEGVGKATEEKLNSAGITSVLDLAAATPRELVELGISAEKAEELCLKARLLLIESGFLDKEFVPATEVLERRKAMQRLTTGSRALDAMLGGGVETQAITELIGEFGSGKTQVCHTLCVMAQLPREQGGLEGSAIYIDTEATFRPERISQIAEARGLDPQKILENIIFASVYNSSHLQLTVKELGRYVEKYKARLVIIDSIISHFRAEFIGRGTLAERQQRLNDLLHRLLRTAQVHNIAVVLTNQVQANPDQFFGDPNKPSGGHVLAHSSTYRIFIRRAANNTRLARIIDSPYHPPTAEAYFKITEKGVEDLQETK
- a CDS encoding pyruvate kinase, translated to MRTKIACTLGPSLQEVVDIEKAISLGCRIYRINFSHGNPILWRQLADNAREAAEKRGEKIVLIGDLRGPSIRVSGLETSISLRAGERAKFSLDGPLSLPYPRFFETVEVGDTLLLDDGRGMLKVVAKDETSIAAEAIRPATISPNKSIVIRGKEVQVPDYLATCREQLQAAADMELDYVGLSFVTKAADVDAAKTFLHEKGLATGVIAKIETPSGVKNVDEISERSDAVLIARGDLGMHFPLEYVPRLQKTIIDAAYNACKPVIVATQLLGTMVNEPVPTRSEIVDVMTCVEDGVDVLMLTAETAVGRYPLESIQWLVNIAETYEKGIEPRRALPPSAEVVDRFALAVVNLAESLAAKIAIFTINGNMARRIARFKPVSGIIAATPNHDVVPRLMLLWGVTPLLLEAQSYAEGLEKLEKKLEEERLAEPGDTYVLTYGLVKEPIHIVKMKKFM
- a CDS encoding 3-hydroxybutyryl-CoA dehydrogenase, translated to MDFVDVIGAGRIGHGIALCVAMHGFRVRLRDVKHRTPDERKMLQEKIFSQIRESLRLFEECEFIHESVEEVVRRIVFVDGYDGLEDAFHVVEAVPEDAAVKKQVYGMVSERIGGDVLLASTSSSMRPSALAKHVKHPERFLVTHWINPAELIPLVEVAPSPQTSRETVEEAVEFLRRCGKRPVVCGDSPGYVSARLQAALMNEALRLVEEGVASPRDVDEALMAGIGFRLSVHGLLEFVDWGGVDILYRVDEYLAAELKAERFKPPALLRKLVEKGCLGMHVGRGVFDYSGVDTEALKLSRKKAMVKRLKQLRDEQG